A region of Salirhabdus salicampi DNA encodes the following proteins:
- a CDS encoding GNAT family N-acetyltransferase, whose protein sequence is MEHEVTLVKPTLDLQKEYISFYNEWVESGENMVPWVISKDPTDFEAMIQFLRDNEDGVNLPEGWVPDSTFWLINEEKRIIGAVNIRHGLTAFLLNSGGHIGYGIRPSERRKGYATKLLALSLEKAKELGIKKALVVCDEDNLGSLKTIIKNGGTPDSDFIEEDGNVVKRFWIDL, encoded by the coding sequence ATGGAACATGAGGTTACTTTAGTAAAGCCAACCTTAGATTTACAAAAAGAATATATTTCATTTTATAACGAGTGGGTTGAAAGTGGTGAAAATATGGTGCCTTGGGTAATTTCGAAAGACCCAACGGACTTTGAAGCGATGATACAATTCCTGCGAGATAACGAAGACGGGGTAAATCTACCAGAAGGTTGGGTGCCTGACTCAACGTTTTGGCTTATTAATGAAGAGAAACGAATCATTGGAGCTGTGAATATCCGGCATGGATTAACAGCATTCCTGTTAAATAGTGGTGGCCATATCGGTTATGGTATACGCCCCTCAGAGAGAAGAAAAGGTTATGCAACGAAACTATTAGCACTTTCTTTAGAAAAAGCGAAGGAATTAGGTATTAAAAAAGCTCTGGTAGTTTGTGACGAAGATAACTTAGGTTCATTAAAAACGATTATAAAAAATGGTGGAACACCTGACTCAGATTTCATCGAAGAAGACGGTAACGTAGTCAAAAGATTTTGGATTGACCTATAA
- a CDS encoding CidA/LrgA family protein, translated as MIGNVFVKIFNISFPASIVGMFLLFTFLLIGYVSLEWIEAISSFQLKHLTLLFIPPR; from the coding sequence ATGATCGGAAACGTATTTGTGAAAATATTCAATATATCTTTCCCCGCTAGTATAGTTGGGATGTTTCTTCTTTTTACATTTTTGTTGATAGGATATGTAAGTTTGGAATGGATTGAGGCTATATCCTCTTTTCAGTTGAAACATTTAACTTTACTCTTTATTCCCCCACGCTAA
- a CDS encoding cyclase family protein, whose amino-acid sequence MKKEFIDLSHTIEEGIITYKGLPAPIICDYLSREDSRNHYEKGTEFHIGKIEMVSNTGTYVDVPFHRYENGKDLSEVTVHKFAGLEGVVVSVIEHVKEIDETFFHDIQVSGKAVLVHTGWDKHWNTDQYFENHPYLTEGAAKYLVEHKAALVGIDSHNIDDTSGTSRPVHTSLLGAEIPIAEHLCNLEELGNHEFSFYAVPPKIKNFGTFPVRAFAEITK is encoded by the coding sequence GTGAAAAAAGAGTTTATCGATTTAAGCCATACTATTGAAGAAGGAATCATTACGTACAAAGGGCTTCCTGCTCCAATTATTTGTGATTATTTAAGTCGGGAAGATTCAAGAAACCATTATGAAAAGGGGACAGAATTTCATATTGGGAAAATCGAAATGGTGTCAAATACAGGAACGTATGTAGATGTTCCATTTCATCGATATGAGAATGGGAAAGATTTATCTGAAGTTACCGTTCATAAATTTGCGGGCTTGGAAGGTGTGGTTGTTTCTGTTATTGAGCATGTTAAGGAGATTGATGAAACATTTTTCCATGATATCCAAGTTAGCGGGAAGGCTGTTTTAGTTCATACAGGTTGGGATAAACATTGGAATACGGATCAATATTTTGAAAATCACCCCTACTTAACCGAAGGAGCAGCAAAGTATTTAGTAGAACACAAGGCTGCTCTAGTAGGAATTGATTCCCATAATATTGACGATACATCTGGAACATCACGTCCTGTTCATACATCATTGTTAGGGGCAGAAATACCAATTGCTGAACATTTATGTAACTTAGAGGAACTCGGTAACCATGAATTTTCCTTTTACGCTGTCCCTCCTAAAATTAAAAATTTTGGTACATTTCCTGTCAGAGCCTTTGCAGAAATAACGAAATAA
- a CDS encoding MerR family transcriptional regulator — protein sequence MSSYKDKKVIGIGTVHELTGLSERRIRYYEERGLIFPERTKKGTRKYSFSDVELLMSIADKREDGVQTNEIKEDFQNKKRKADLRDEMRRGQLNAHFNMRK from the coding sequence TTGTCATCATACAAAGATAAAAAGGTCATAGGGATAGGGACTGTTCATGAATTGACTGGGTTATCGGAGCGAAGAATTCGTTATTATGAAGAGCGAGGTTTAATTTTTCCAGAACGTACGAAAAAAGGAACGCGAAAATATTCGTTTTCAGATGTGGAACTACTTATGAGTATCGCTGACAAACGTGAAGACGGTGTTCAAACGAATGAAATTAAGGAAGATTTCCAGAATAAAAAGAGGAAAGCTGACTTACGAGATGAGATGAGACGAGGGCAACTTAACGCGCATTTTAATATGAGGAAGTGA
- a CDS encoding LrgB family protein: MPIALTVSNTLGGLSSVTVIFVLVSALCSLMVGPLLLKTLGIRTKTAKGLAMGLSAQMLGANRSLEWGEEEGAMGSVAMTTSAVFLSVSVPLISVFLTL, translated from the coding sequence TTGCCGATTGCTCTTACTGTATCCAATACATTAGGAGGACTTTCATCAGTGACAGTTATATTCGTTTTGGTTTCAGCATTATGTTCATTAATGGTTGGACCATTGCTATTAAAGACACTAGGCATTCGTACCAAAACTGCAAAAGGTCTTGCTATGGGATTATCAGCACAAATGTTGGGTGCGAATCGTTCATTGGAATGGGGAGAAGAGGAGGGAGCAATGGGAAGTGTCGCTATGACTACATCTGCCGTATTTCTATCTGTTTCTGTTCCTTTAATTTCGGTATTTTTAACATTATGA
- a CDS encoding TrkH family potassium uptake protein — protein sequence MKKRSIDLTPVQLIVLFYLFAAIIATTLLSLPIAHKPEVEWTLIDAMFTAVSAISVTGLTVVSTADTFSVPGIFILMFVLQFGGIGIMTLGTFIWVALGKKIGFKERQLIKTDQNQSTFAGLVNLMKQILGIILVIELIGATVLGITFLQYFPTWQEAFLQGVFASVSATTNAGFDITGSSLVPFAEDYFVQFINMTLLILGAIGFPVLIEIRDYLKYKGEYRYRFSLFTLLTTSTFFLLIVIGVVFIYVFERTKFFAGMAWHESLFYSLFQSITTRNGGLATMDVSEFSVPTLLLLCFLMFVGASPSSVGGGIRTTTFAIMVLTIVSYAKGQNSIRIFKRQVAQEDIQKSFIVVSTAMIIYGAAIILMSYLEPNFRLMEIIFEVSSAFGTTGLSMGITPELSTGGKIVIIALMFIGRIGIFSFLFLIKGNSPKDNFDFPKEKVIIG from the coding sequence ATTAAAAAAAGAAGTATCGACTTAACCCCTGTGCAATTAATTGTATTATTTTATCTATTCGCAGCAATCATTGCGACAACGTTGTTAAGTTTACCCATTGCTCATAAACCTGAGGTAGAATGGACGCTAATTGATGCTATGTTTACGGCAGTTAGTGCAATTAGTGTTACTGGTCTAACTGTAGTGTCAACTGCTGATACTTTCAGTGTACCTGGGATTTTTATATTAATGTTTGTTCTCCAATTCGGAGGTATTGGAATTATGACATTAGGTACGTTTATTTGGGTGGCCTTAGGGAAAAAGATTGGGTTCAAAGAACGTCAACTTATTAAAACAGATCAGAATCAATCTACATTTGCTGGTTTAGTTAATCTAATGAAGCAAATCCTTGGTATAATTTTAGTCATTGAGTTGATTGGCGCTACAGTGTTGGGTATCACGTTTTTGCAATATTTCCCTACATGGCAGGAAGCCTTTTTACAAGGGGTGTTTGCGTCGGTTAGTGCTACAACGAATGCTGGATTTGATATTACAGGGTCTTCGCTAGTTCCTTTTGCCGAGGATTACTTTGTCCAATTTATAAATATGACTTTGTTAATTTTAGGAGCTATTGGTTTTCCGGTTTTAATTGAAATACGAGACTACTTAAAATATAAAGGGGAATATCGTTACCGTTTTTCTTTATTTACACTATTGACGACGTCAACCTTCTTCCTTCTGATTGTCATTGGTGTTGTATTTATCTATGTGTTTGAACGGACGAAGTTTTTTGCAGGGATGGCATGGCATGAATCGTTATTTTACTCACTATTTCAATCTATCACAACGAGGAATGGTGGATTGGCAACAATGGATGTAAGTGAATTTTCTGTGCCGACATTACTTTTGCTCTGTTTTCTTATGTTTGTCGGCGCTTCCCCTAGTAGTGTAGGCGGGGGAATCAGAACTACGACCTTTGCCATTATGGTGTTAACAATTGTGTCATATGCGAAAGGCCAAAATTCTATAAGAATTTTTAAAAGACAAGTAGCTCAAGAGGATATACAAAAATCGTTCATCGTCGTTTCAACGGCTATGATTATATACGGAGCAGCTATCATTTTAATGAGTTACCTTGAACCAAACTTTCGTTTAATGGAAATCATTTTTGAAGTTTCATCTGCTTTTGGAACAACAGGGTTATCAATGGGGATTACCCCTGAATTAAGTACTGGAGGGAAAATTGTTATTATAGCTTTAATGTTTATAGGGAGGATTGGAATTTTTTCATTTCTGTTTTTAATTAAAGGAAACTCACCGAAAGATAACTTTGATTTTCCTAAGGAAAAAGTAATTATTGGCTAA
- a CDS encoding cytochrome ubiquinol oxidase subunit I, with product MDDLLIARTLFGTTMGFHIIFATIGVGLPLMILTAELLYQKTKDIDYVVMAKRWTKTFAILLGVGIPTGTIAAVQLSLLWPGFMEVIGRVMPLPFQIEIYAFFIEALFMSIYVYAADRIAPWMRIVSLTLVAIGALASAVLITNVHAFQGTPAGFRFENGEIVDVDPWAAFFNPSFYVTAKHVATSAYVVGAFVVGSVAAFKMLRSEYGTKIYKFHQKALMLTLIVGGIFAFSTAINGHESAQYLHKYQPEKLAAAEGLFETQSHAPLAIGGFTDRETQEVKWGIEIPGLLSFLAGDSFDTVVKGLNDYPEELWPPLFVHTLFNIMVGIGSLLIVISIFGVVWKKIMKKDRFPKLFLWTLVAAGPLAIIAMECGWITACSGRQPWVIYRLMSTAEASTTASNLGILIASFSFMYAILGTAVVAVLLYYFKKNKVEDDLRRAEEKYVPLYGSNS from the coding sequence ATGGATGATTTACTCATTGCACGGACGCTATTCGGAACAACGATGGGGTTCCACATAATCTTCGCTACAATCGGTGTCGGATTACCGTTAATGATTCTTACAGCTGAACTGTTATATCAAAAGACGAAAGACATTGACTACGTTGTTATGGCGAAACGATGGACGAAAACATTCGCCATCCTACTTGGGGTTGGAATTCCAACAGGAACAATCGCAGCGGTTCAATTGTCTCTTCTATGGCCTGGGTTCATGGAAGTTATTGGCCGTGTAATGCCTCTACCATTTCAAATTGAAATATATGCATTTTTTATTGAAGCACTCTTTATGTCTATATACGTTTATGCTGCAGACCGAATTGCTCCTTGGATGCGAATTGTAAGCCTCACCTTAGTTGCAATAGGCGCATTAGCTTCTGCTGTACTTATCACGAATGTACATGCCTTCCAAGGAACTCCGGCTGGCTTTCGATTTGAAAATGGGGAGATTGTTGACGTTGATCCATGGGCAGCCTTTTTTAATCCTAGTTTTTATGTTACAGCTAAACATGTTGCAACTTCAGCATATGTAGTTGGTGCATTTGTTGTCGGCTCTGTTGCTGCTTTTAAAATGTTAAGAAGTGAATATGGAACGAAGATTTATAAGTTCCATCAAAAAGCACTTATGCTGACTCTTATTGTCGGTGGAATCTTCGCATTTTCAACCGCAATTAACGGCCATGAATCTGCACAGTATTTACATAAATATCAGCCCGAAAAATTAGCAGCTGCGGAAGGATTATTTGAAACACAATCACATGCCCCATTAGCTATCGGTGGCTTTACGGATCGGGAAACACAAGAAGTAAAATGGGGGATAGAAATACCCGGCTTACTCAGTTTCCTTGCGGGAGATAGTTTTGACACAGTTGTAAAAGGGCTGAATGACTATCCTGAAGAACTTTGGCCTCCACTATTCGTTCATACACTTTTTAACATCATGGTTGGAATTGGTTCATTGCTTATTGTCATTTCTATTTTTGGAGTCGTGTGGAAGAAGATAATGAAAAAAGACCGCTTTCCTAAGTTATTTTTATGGACCCTCGTTGCGGCAGGACCTTTAGCTATTATTGCAATGGAATGTGGTTGGATAACAGCATGTTCCGGAAGACAACCATGGGTTATTTATCGACTGATGTCTACTGCAGAAGCTTCCACAACGGCTTCAAATCTAGGAATTCTCATTGCTTCATTTTCGTTCATGTACGCCATTTTAGGCACTGCAGTTGTTGCTGTTCTTCTTTACTATTTCAAGAAAAATAAAGTAGAGGACGACTTAAGGCGTGCTGAAGAAAAATATGTACCTTTATATGGTTCAAACTCATAA
- a CDS encoding GNAT family N-acetyltransferase, with protein MDIRLLRSDDAERYVQIRLEALQTSPEAFASSYEEEKKQTAGKYVKRFQNPQQSFTFGAFKDGSLVGVVTLYRENMYKLRHRANIVAMYVKQEARGKGIGKKLLLSAIQKAKNLDEVEQIYLTVVSSNERAKQLYSKVGFKVFGTDYRALKIGDSYFDEEYMVLYL; from the coding sequence GTGGATATTAGACTATTAAGATCAGATGATGCAGAACGATATGTACAAATTCGGCTTGAAGCTCTACAAACAAGCCCTGAAGCATTTGCGTCAAGTTACGAAGAAGAGAAAAAGCAAACAGCAGGTAAGTATGTAAAAAGGTTTCAAAATCCACAACAATCTTTTACATTTGGAGCATTTAAGGACGGTAGCCTTGTTGGTGTTGTAACTTTATATAGGGAAAACATGTATAAATTACGCCATCGAGCAAATATTGTTGCGATGTATGTGAAACAAGAAGCACGTGGGAAAGGCATTGGAAAAAAGCTGCTTCTCAGTGCAATCCAGAAAGCGAAGAATTTAGATGAAGTTGAACAAATTTATTTAACAGTTGTTTCATCAAATGAACGAGCAAAACAACTTTATTCTAAAGTAGGGTTTAAAGTTTTTGGAACCGATTATAGAGCATTAAAAATAGGCGATTCTTATTTTGATGAAGAGTATATGGTCTTATATTTGTAA
- a CDS encoding Fur-regulated basic protein FbpA: protein MQNYLREAVEKLRNYYIDQLIEAGLYIKSDREVYSLTLSELQSIVKKTLKNERRLGIFT, encoded by the coding sequence ATGCAAAATTACTTGAGAGAGGCAGTTGAAAAGTTGAGGAATTACTATATTGATCAACTTATCGAAGCAGGTCTATATATAAAATCAGATCGTGAAGTGTATTCCCTTACACTTTCGGAATTGCAATCGATAGTGAAAAAGACATTGAAAAATGAAAGAAGATTGGGAATTTTTACATGA
- a CDS encoding DUF5316 domain-containing protein, with amino-acid sequence MLKYFVMGIIVMAIAIGIGFYTNDWNTSLNIVGVCALVPMLFAGLLTGAFISGDRNRANYYNEHRDDRSRKLNWVKKLLLFSAPNIAVLVIVIIVGYFGM; translated from the coding sequence TTGTTAAAATACTTCGTAATGGGCATAATTGTAATGGCGATTGCGATAGGCATAGGCTTTTATACAAATGATTGGAATACTTCCTTAAATATCGTCGGTGTTTGCGCATTGGTACCAATGTTGTTTGCGGGCTTATTAACGGGAGCATTTATAAGTGGGGATCGGAATCGAGCTAATTATTATAATGAACATAGAGACGACCGAAGTCGAAAACTGAATTGGGTTAAAAAGTTATTGCTTTTTAGTGCACCAAATATTGCAGTACTTGTTATCGTAATCATTGTTGGGTACTTCGGTATGTAA
- a CDS encoding Na+/H+ antiporter NhaC family protein — translation MSNHNEELARATGDRRIQKLEFRSGAFGAAVPLLFFVIWAITTSVLQLSSEIGLVMGAVIGLALGLFFSKSKWEDYAQGVFDGLAQPIGVIAMVAWFYAGMFAQVLQVGGLVEGLVWIGAITGLTGGLFVALTFLLAATFSTAVGTGYGTTVAFCTLMYPAGIAVGADPVMLFAAILAGAVFGDNLAPVSDTTIVSATTQDADVPGVVRSRFKYSIMAAVPTTILFAMFGAAGTPLGDETILNEMIATTNPTGLFMLVPFGVVLILALTGNHLITSLTWGIVSAIPLILLLNLGTFGDIIRFNPESDAIVEGALISGVSGYINMAILILLIVASAHLLRLGGTMEAITKGLVKWIKTSVRRAELAIWSIVALMNSAITINTAAEIAAAPFVRELGEKYRIHRYRRANMLDAVTSALGYIFPWGAPILLGWSTIKMMKEEYAWLPVVDPTAVFPFVFQGWLLVIVMLIAAISGWGLRFEGKNGEELKDQPRD, via the coding sequence ATGTCAAATCATAATGAGGAGTTAGCACGCGCTACTGGTGATCGACGTATACAAAAGTTAGAGTTTCGATCAGGTGCCTTTGGCGCTGCAGTCCCGCTCCTATTTTTTGTAATATGGGCGATTACTACAAGTGTGCTACAATTATCGTCTGAAATTGGACTAGTTATGGGTGCTGTTATCGGTTTAGCACTCGGGTTGTTTTTTTCAAAAAGTAAATGGGAAGATTACGCTCAAGGTGTCTTTGACGGGTTAGCACAACCTATCGGAGTTATTGCGATGGTTGCGTGGTTCTATGCAGGGATGTTCGCTCAAGTCCTACAAGTTGGTGGCCTCGTCGAGGGACTTGTTTGGATTGGTGCAATTACTGGGCTTACTGGCGGTTTATTTGTTGCATTGACATTCCTTTTAGCTGCTACATTTTCAACAGCAGTAGGAACTGGTTATGGTACAACAGTTGCCTTTTGTACATTAATGTACCCTGCCGGAATCGCTGTTGGTGCAGATCCTGTTATGCTATTTGCAGCAATCTTGGCCGGTGCCGTATTTGGAGACAACTTAGCACCTGTTTCAGATACGACCATTGTATCGGCTACTACCCAAGATGCAGATGTGCCAGGGGTAGTACGATCTCGTTTTAAATATTCCATTATGGCTGCAGTTCCAACTACAATCTTGTTTGCCATGTTTGGGGCGGCTGGAACCCCACTAGGCGATGAAACGATTTTAAATGAAATGATTGCTACAACAAATCCTACCGGATTGTTTATGCTAGTTCCATTTGGCGTTGTTCTTATTTTAGCGTTAACAGGAAATCATCTCATTACATCATTAACATGGGGAATCGTTTCTGCCATTCCACTTATTTTACTATTGAACCTAGGAACGTTTGGCGATATTATTCGCTTTAATCCGGAATCAGACGCAATCGTTGAAGGTGCTTTAATCAGTGGTGTTTCTGGGTATATTAATATGGCCATTCTTATTCTCCTTATTGTTGCTTCAGCTCACCTATTACGCTTAGGTGGAACAATGGAAGCTATCACAAAAGGTTTAGTAAAATGGATTAAAACTTCCGTAAGACGAGCAGAACTTGCAATATGGAGTATTGTTGCCCTAATGAATAGTGCAATCACTATTAATACAGCAGCTGAAATAGCCGCTGCACCATTTGTTAGGGAATTAGGGGAGAAATATCGTATTCACCGTTATCGAAGAGCAAATATGCTTGATGCTGTTACATCTGCGTTAGGTTATATTTTCCCTTGGGGGGCACCTATTTTATTAGGTTGGTCGACCATTAAAATGATGAAAGAAGAGTACGCATGGCTTCCTGTTGTAGACCCAACAGCAGTATTTCCTTTCGTATTCCAAGGGTGGCTACTAGTCATTGTCATGCTTATCGCCGCTATAAGCGGTTGGGGACTACGCTTTGAAGGAAAGAACGGAGAAGAGTTAAAAGATCAACCACGTGATTAA
- a CDS encoding cytochrome d ubiquinol oxidase subunit II yields the protein MPDVLIAITVLWGFVFIYAVMATMDFGAGFWSMVYLKHPKTKATNIANRYLSPTWEVTNTFIVALVVAVYSLFPNATYTLGPVLLIPGSMILLLLALRSAFLVFSNIAIEYKKPLTYISGITGIFIPGLLMMVLPITHGQAIDYVDGAASLNLSRLLSSPNTYAFMAFAISSTLFLSSLLLADYSKVSREMEAYKIYLRDGMILGPITLFMAFLIMFTLRIEVPWLYERMINDLPLLLLSIGLFIVGGLGLFLPSFFEKGVRGMPRIAVVAVTLQYLVASYVYGKAHLPYIIYPDVTIQSAFTDPTSFRAVFTTYIVGFAILFPGFVYFWSLFMKDKKYLQQTSK from the coding sequence ATGCCAGATGTACTAATAGCCATTACTGTGCTGTGGGGATTTGTCTTTATTTATGCTGTTATGGCAACGATGGACTTCGGCGCTGGTTTTTGGTCGATGGTGTATTTAAAACACCCGAAAACGAAAGCAACAAACATAGCTAATCGTTATTTATCTCCTACTTGGGAAGTCACAAATACGTTTATTGTTGCCTTAGTTGTTGCTGTTTACAGTCTTTTTCCAAATGCAACATATACACTTGGCCCAGTTTTACTCATTCCCGGAAGCATGATTTTATTACTATTAGCGTTACGAAGTGCCTTTCTCGTATTTTCAAATATCGCTATTGAATATAAAAAACCATTAACTTATATATCAGGGATTACGGGAATTTTTATTCCAGGGCTGTTAATGATGGTACTTCCTATTACACATGGACAAGCCATCGACTATGTAGATGGGGCAGCTTCCTTAAATCTCTCCCGATTGCTATCCAGCCCTAATACGTACGCCTTTATGGCCTTTGCAATTTCGAGTACGTTGTTCTTATCCTCCTTACTGCTTGCCGACTATTCGAAAGTTTCTCGTGAAATGGAGGCGTATAAAATATACTTACGGGATGGAATGATTCTAGGTCCAATTACCTTGTTCATGGCTTTCCTCATTATGTTTACTTTAAGAATTGAGGTTCCTTGGCTATATGAAAGAATGATAAATGACTTACCATTATTATTGCTATCCATCGGTCTATTCATTGTAGGCGGACTTGGTCTTTTTCTTCCGTCCTTTTTTGAAAAGGGTGTAAGAGGGATGCCAAGGATTGCTGTAGTTGCCGTAACGCTCCAATATTTAGTGGCAAGTTATGTATATGGAAAGGCTCACTTACCTTATATCATATATCCAGACGTAACGATTCAATCTGCTTTTACAGACCCGACTTCTTTCCGGGCTGTATTTACAACTTATATAGTTGGATTTGCTATTCTATTTCCAGGGTTCGTTTATTTTTGGAGCCTGTTTATGAAAGATAAAAAATATTTACAGCAAACTTCAAAATAG
- a CDS encoding GNAT family N-acetyltransferase has product MYIRTETERLIIRPLQLNDFYSWKKSFESRFPSRHSYDEGKIDTSEWTEDWFESVVRKQQELAKIDQTYVFNAFLKEGGDHIGIIDISTLLRKEFQWGRVGYTIHNQYWGRGYGKEAVQEAFKLAFTELAFHRIEAHINVDNKASFRLAESVGMEYECTRKGFIYEFDEWTDNLVYYINCT; this is encoded by the coding sequence ATGTATATACGTACAGAAACGGAAAGGTTAATCATCCGTCCATTACAATTAAATGATTTTTATTCATGGAAGAAGAGTTTTGAATCTAGATTTCCTTCCCGACATAGTTATGATGAAGGAAAGATAGATACAAGTGAATGGACTGAGGATTGGTTTGAGAGTGTAGTACGAAAACAACAAGAACTTGCTAAAATAGATCAAACATATGTGTTCAACGCTTTTTTAAAAGAAGGTGGGGACCACATTGGAATAATAGACATTTCGACTTTACTAAGAAAAGAGTTTCAATGGGGGAGAGTTGGTTATACAATTCATAATCAATATTGGGGACGCGGATATGGTAAGGAAGCGGTACAAGAAGCTTTTAAGTTGGCATTTACGGAACTTGCGTTTCATAGGATTGAAGCCCATATTAATGTAGATAATAAAGCATCATTCCGGCTTGCGGAAAGTGTTGGGATGGAGTATGAATGTACTCGAAAAGGGTTTATATATGAATTTGATGAGTGGACAGATAACCTCGTATATTATATAAACTGTACTTAA
- a CDS encoding GyrI-like domain-containing protein, which yields MTELHYEIMKIPSYRAVGLKWDGPWTEIKYLKETIQEASRRVIELKHAVNPSEQLGLSYHLRPDGFTHYSVYEVSHKQQVPPRMEEIIVPEMTYLVTKHEKGNRIEETYEKIKNWIMESEYEPFKEGDATYYNDFLPIKHEKYPADLDRNDPHFDIFIPIVKRKTSQTVISFFEEE from the coding sequence GTGACAGAACTTCATTATGAAATTATGAAGATACCATCTTATCGAGCAGTAGGTTTAAAATGGGATGGTCCTTGGACCGAGATAAAATATTTAAAAGAAACAATTCAAGAGGCGAGTCGACGAGTTATCGAGTTAAAACATGCTGTGAACCCTTCAGAACAGTTAGGGTTATCTTATCATTTGAGACCGGATGGCTTTACACACTACTCTGTTTATGAAGTGTCACATAAGCAACAGGTACCACCACGAATGGAGGAAATCATCGTACCCGAAATGACGTATCTCGTTACGAAACATGAAAAAGGGAATCGTATTGAAGAAACGTACGAAAAGATTAAAAATTGGATTATGGAGAGTGAATATGAACCTTTCAAAGAGGGTGACGCGACTTACTATAATGATTTTTTACCGATTAAACATGAAAAGTACCCTGCCGACCTGGACCGGAACGATCCACACTTTGATATATTCATCCCCATCGTAAAAAGGAAAACATCTCAAACAGTCATATCATTTTTTGAGGAAGAATAG
- the eutH gene encoding ethanolamine utilization protein EutH: MGINDIIVYIVIAFFCLGAIDKCFGNKWGFGNRFTEGFMAMGSITLAMVGIISLAPVIASLLTPIIAPVYGLVGADPAAFANTLLALDMGGHALATEMSQSAEAELFAWVFLGTMMGPTLVFTIPIGLGIIEKEDHPYFAKGILLGLITVPVGCFIGGMVAQLSLLIIIQNLIPTMIISIIISIGLWKNTEKMIAGFTIFAKFIESIAITGLTAICIETFTGFTLIPNMTPLMEGIEIVTMIVVFLAGAFPLVAFISISLKQLLKKLGDLLNINETSTAGLVASLAHSIPMFTLLKEMDPRGKVINVAFAVSGAFVLGGHLGFVAGVNKEVVFAMVIGKLVGGMSAIFLAVITTNQMISQETVSTKKGGNHVKNG, from the coding sequence ATGGGTATTAACGACATAATTGTGTATATCGTAATTGCATTTTTTTGTTTAGGTGCCATAGATAAATGTTTCGGGAATAAATGGGGATTTGGCAATCGTTTTACTGAAGGGTTTATGGCCATGGGATCCATTACTTTAGCAATGGTAGGGATCATTTCATTAGCACCTGTTATTGCATCACTATTAACTCCCATTATAGCCCCTGTTTATGGGTTGGTTGGAGCAGACCCAGCAGCTTTCGCCAACACGCTGTTAGCTCTTGATATGGGGGGACATGCCTTAGCAACTGAAATGTCGCAAAGTGCAGAGGCAGAGCTTTTTGCATGGGTGTTTTTAGGAACCATGATGGGCCCTACTCTTGTATTCACAATACCAATTGGCTTAGGTATTATCGAAAAGGAAGATCACCCATATTTTGCGAAAGGGATTTTATTAGGATTGATCACTGTTCCTGTTGGTTGTTTCATAGGAGGAATGGTAGCTCAGTTAAGCTTGCTTATTATTATTCAAAACCTCATTCCGACAATGATAATATCTATTATAATTTCAATCGGATTATGGAAGAACACGGAAAAAATGATAGCCGGTTTCACTATTTTTGCGAAATTTATTGAAAGCATTGCAATCACCGGGCTTACCGCAATATGTATAGAAACCTTTACAGGATTTACATTGATTCCAAATATGACTCCATTAATGGAAGGGATTGAAATTGTTACAATGATTGTCGTTTTCCTTGCCGGTGCATTTCCATTGGTGGCATTTATCTCCATTTCGTTAAAGCAATTGTTAAAAAAACTAGGAGATTTATTAAACATCAATGAAACCTCTACAGCGGGATTAGTGGCCTCACTCGCACATAGTATCCCTATGTTTACCCTTCTGAAAGAGATGGACCCAAGAGGTAAGGTGATAAATGTTGCCTTTGCGGTAAGTGGAGCATTTGTTTTAGGAGGTCATCTAGGTTTTGTTGCAGGAGTGAATAAAGAAGTTGTGTTTGCTATGGTTATAGGAAAACTAGTAGGAGGAATGAGTGCCATCTTTTTAGCAGTTATAACAACTAATCAAATGATAAGTCAAGAAACTGTTTCTACCAAAAAAGGGGGGAATCATGTTAAAAACGGCTAA